The nucleotide window CTCGTACGGCCCGGAGAGCAACGCCTCGCCGACCATGGCCGCGTACCCGGTGAAGCGGGGGTGCTTCCCGACGATCGGCGCGACGGTGCCGAGGGCCGCCTCGGCGGCCTCCCGGTAGCGCGTCTCGCCGCTCAGCGCCGAGTACGCCACCAGCCCGGCGATCAACGCGGACCGGCCGGACGGGGTGGCGTTGTCGGTCGGGTCGGCCGGCCGGGCGACGAGCCGCTCCGCGTCGTCGGCGGTGTCGTAGAAGGCGCCACCGGGCGCTGCGAAGTGCGCCAGGGCGGTGTCCAGCAGCTCGCCGGCCAGGGCGAGCCAGCGGCCCTCGCCGGTGAGCTGGTGCAGCGCGCAGAATGCCTCGGCCACGCAGCCGTAGTCCTCCAGGACACCGGCCGGCTCGCCGACCTTGCCATTCCGGGAGACCCGGCGCAGCCGGCCGTCGACCAGGTGCACGGTGGCCAGGTGCTCGGCGGCCTGGCGCATCGCCCCGTCGGCGACGATGGTGACGCCGTCCATCAGGTTGGCGTCCTCGTCCTGCGGGGACGCGTAAACGGCGGCGACCTGCTGGAACTCGGCGAGGGCGGTGATCGCCAGGCCGTTCCAGGCGGCCACCACCTTGTCGTCGAGGGCCGGCTGCGGGCGGGTGTCCCGGGCGGCGAGCAGTCGTCCGACCACCTGCTGCCAGCGGGCGCGCACCTCGGGTGCGGCGTCGTCCACGTCCCGGGCCAGCCGCAGCACGCTCATGCCGTGTTCAAAGGTCCCCTCGTCGGTGACGGTGAACAGGTCGGCGGCGAACCGGCCGTCCTCCTCGCCCAACGCCTCGACGAGCTGGGCGGGCGTCCAGGCGTAGGTGAGCCCCTCGACGCCGTCGGTGTCGGCGTCCAGTGCGGACGCGAACCCCTGCCCCGGCCGGTGCAGCTCGTCGGAGAGGAACCGGGCGGTGTCCCGGGCCACCCGGCGGGCCAGCGGGTCGCCGGTGAGCCGCCACAGCTGGGTGTAGACCCGCAGCAGCAGCGCGTTGTCGTAGAGCATCTTCTCGAAGTGCGGCACCGTCCAGTGCGCGTCCACCGAGTACCTGGCGAAGCCGCCCGCGAGCTGGTCGTAGATGCCGCCCCGGGCCATCGCCTCGGCGGTGTGCCGGGTGATCTCCAGGCTGCCCGGGTCGCCGGTGCGCTGGTGGTGGCGCAGCAGGAAGAGCAGGTTCATGTGCGGCGGGAACTTCGGGGCGCCACCGAACCCGCCGTTCGTCGCGTCGTACTCGCTGGCCAGCTTGGCGGCCGCCGCGTCGAGCAGCGGGGCGTCCAGCGGGGCGGTGGGGCCGCCCACGGCCTGCGCGCCGCCGATCGCCTCGACCACGGCGGCGCCCTGGCCCAGGACCGCCTCGCGCTGCTCCCGCCAGGCGGTGGCGACCGACTGGAGCAACTGGACGAAGTTGGTTCGCGGGAAGTAGGTGCCGCAGAAGAACGGGGTGCCGTCCGGGGTGGCGAAGACGGTCATCGGCCAACCGCCCTGGCCGGTCATCGCCTGGGTGGCGGTCATGTAGACCGCGTCCACGTCGGGACGCTCCTCACGATCCACCTTGATCGACACGAAGTTGTCGTTCATCAGGGCGCCGACCTGCGCGTTCTCGAACGACTCGTGCGCCATCACGTGGCACCAGTGGCAGGCCGCGTAGCCGACCGAGATGAGCACCGGAACGTCCCGTCGCTTCGCCTCGGCGAACGCCTCGTCCGACCAGGGCCACCAGTCGACCGGGTTGTCGGCGTGCTGGAGCAGGTACGGGCTGGTGGCGTCGACGAGTCGGTTCACCTGACGACCATAGCCAGCCCCGGCGCGGACCGCGCGGGGTCCACCCGGACGGTCAGGACGCGCCGTCGGCGCGGAGCCGGAACACGTTCGACTCCGCCGAGTCGCGCAGGGACCCCAGCACCGCCCCGATCTTGTCCGCTGGCATCGGCTTGAAGAAGTGGTAGCCCTGCGCGGAGGTGCAACCCAGCTCGGCCAGGGCCATCCGCTGCTCGGCGGTTTCCACCCCTTCGGCGACCACCCGCAGCCCCAGCTCGTGAGCGAGGCCCACGGTCGTCCGGACGATCGCGGCGGCCTCCGGCGAGTCGGCCATCCGGATGACGAAGGACCGGTCCACCTTCAGCTCGTCCACCGCGATCCGGGTGAGGAAGGTCAGCGACGAGAAGCCGGTGCCGAAGTCGTCGACCGCGAGTTGCACGCCCATCGACCGGAGCGTCGCCAGCACCTCGTCGATGACCTCCAGCTCGCTCATCACCACCGTCTCGGTGATCTCCAGGACGAGCCGGTGCGGCGGCACCTGGTGGCGGCGCAACGCGTCGGCGATCTCCACAGGTAGCCGAGGGTCGAGCAGGCTGCGCGCCGAGAGGTTGACCGAGATCGGGACGTCCAACCCCTCCCGGGCCCAGCTGGCGGCCACGCCGAGCGCCTTGTCCAGCACGTAGCGGGTGAAGGTGCCGAGTTGCTCGCTGTTCTCCACCGGCCGGATGAAGTCGGCCGGGTTCAGCCACCCACGCCGGGGGTGCTGCCAGCGGATCAGCGCCTCCACCCCGGTGGGCGCTCCCGTGGCCAGGTCGACCGCCGGCTGCAGCGCCAGCACCAGTTGATCGTCGACCTTCAACGCCTCACGCAGCTCGGCCAGCAGGGCGAGTTGGTCGGTGCTGGCCGCGTCGCGGGCGGCGTCGTACGCGGCGACGTTGCCACCGCCCTCCTTGGCCTGGTACATCGCGATGTCGGCCCGGCGCAGCAGCTCGGTCAGGTCCGCGGTGCCGGCGGCGGCCACCACCACGCCGACCGAGACCTCGATGGACATCCGTACGCCGGCCACCTCGGTCGGCGCGGCCAGCCGCTCGGCGATCTCGCGGGCCTGGCGCAACGCGTGGGCCATCGGGGCGGCCCGGTCGCCGAGCACCGGGACCGCCGTGAGCAGCAGGGCGAACTCGTCGCCACCGAGTCGGCCGAGCAGGTCGCCGGCGCGGACCAGCGCGTTGAGTCGGTTCGCGGTCAGCCGCAGCAGCTGGTCGCCCGCCGCGTGGCCGAGGGTGTCGTTGACTTCCTTGAAC belongs to Micromonospora ureilytica and includes:
- a CDS encoding thioredoxin domain-containing protein, with the protein product MNRLVDATSPYLLQHADNPVDWWPWSDEAFAEAKRRDVPVLISVGYAACHWCHVMAHESFENAQVGALMNDNFVSIKVDREERPDVDAVYMTATQAMTGQGGWPMTVFATPDGTPFFCGTYFPRTNFVQLLQSVATAWREQREAVLGQGAAVVEAIGGAQAVGGPTAPLDAPLLDAAAAKLASEYDATNGGFGGAPKFPPHMNLLFLLRHHQRTGDPGSLEITRHTAEAMARGGIYDQLAGGFARYSVDAHWTVPHFEKMLYDNALLLRVYTQLWRLTGDPLARRVARDTARFLSDELHRPGQGFASALDADTDGVEGLTYAWTPAQLVEALGEEDGRFAADLFTVTDEGTFEHGMSVLRLARDVDDAAPEVRARWQQVVGRLLAARDTRPQPALDDKVVAAWNGLAITALAEFQQVAAVYASPQDEDANLMDGVTIVADGAMRQAAEHLATVHLVDGRLRRVSRNGKVGEPAGVLEDYGCVAEAFCALHQLTGEGRWLALAGELLDTALAHFAAPGGAFYDTADDAERLVARPADPTDNATPSGRSALIAGLVAYSALSGETRYREAAEAALGTVAPIVGKHPRFTGYAAMVGEALLSGPYEIAVATDDPAGDPLVAAAHRHAPPGAVVVAGRPDQPGVPLLADRPLVQGRSAAYVCRGFVCQRPVTSVEDLVAELG